Below is a window of Sulfurimonas sp. DNA.
AATAATCCCAAACCGTTTTAGCGACGGTTACGGCGTAAGTCCAAATATCTTAAACAGAGTAGATACCGACCTTATCATAACGGTAGATAACGGCATAAGCGCTATTGAAGCCGCAGAGATTTGCAAACAAAGAGGCATTGAACTCATCATTACAGACCACCATACACCGCCGGAGATATTGCCTGACGCTTACGCCATAGTAAATCCAAAACTCTCGGAATGTTGCTACCCGTTTGAAGAGATTTGCGGAGCGCAGGTTGCATGGCTGCTTCTTGGACTTCTAAAAAAAGAGTTAAACCTCTCTATAGATATGAGAAGCTTTTTAGATATCTTATGTATCGCTATCATTGCCGACATCATGCCGCTTAAAGATATAAACAGAACTCTCGTAAAAGAGGGTTTAAAAGTTTTAATGAACTCCAAAAGACCCTCTTCTATAATAATGAAAGATTTTTTAAACAAAAACCCTATAACCTCAGAAGATATAGCATTTCAAATAGCACCGCGCATAAACTCGGCAGGAAGATTGGAAGATGCAAGCATCGCTTTAGAGTTTTTAACCGCAAATAGTACAAACCAAGCCTATAAGCAGTTTGAAAGACTAAATTCTCTTAACGAACAAAGACGAGAGAGCGAAGCACAGACAACAAAAGAGGCTATAGAGATGGTAGAGAGTTTGCCGGACATCCCTCAAATTATTGTAGTAGCGCATGAAGATTGGCACGAGGGCGTAGTCGGGATAGTTGCATCCAGACTTGTAGAGCGTTTTGAGAGACCCTCTATCGTGCTTAGCATAAAAGACGGTATGGCAAAAGGAAGTGCCAGAAGCTTAGGAGATGTCAATATATTTGAACTTATAAAAGAGAACTCATCACATCTAAGCAAATTCGGCGGACACAAAATGGCTGCAGGACTTCTTTTGGAGGAAATAAAGATTGATAATTTCAGAGATGCAATCAATAAAACAGCTCAGAACATTGAACCAAATGATTTTTTACCCAAAGAGAGCGTACTGGGAATCTTGGACATCGAAGATATAGACCTTGAACTGCTCGCTCTGCTTGAGAGTTTTGAGCCTTTCGGAGAAGCAAACTCCCGTCCGAAGTTTTTACTAAAAGATGCCCAAATAGTCGACATTAAACTTATGGGAAGCGACAAGTCACACTCTAAAGTCACTCTAAAAAAATCGCAAAACACGATAAAGACCGTGGAGTTGGTTGCATTTAGAACCGTTTTGGAGATGCCAAAAGATAAAAAGATTTCATGCAACTACACAATTTCAAAAAATGAGTTTAACTCCAAAGTCTCGGTGCAGCTGCTATTGAATAAAATTTATTAGACTTCTTTTCAAACCAAAGATTCTGAATCAAGTTCAGGATGACGAAAAGTTGAAAATCTTGTCATTCCAAACTTGTACCGCAAGTGTATTTCCTTCGGTCATTTGGAATCTAATTTTTAGTTATGAAGTCTATTATATTCCTTTATTTTAAAATAACTTAATTTCATAAAAGCGATATTTAAAACCATATTAAGCTTTAAAATTGTAATATTGATAAAATTATCACAAAAGGGAATTTACATGAAAAAAATCGTTACATTGTCGGCTATCGCTTTTTTGAGTACTGCGGCATTTGCTGCAGATGCTGATTTTCAAAAGCAGATAGATGAGCTCAACCAAAAAATAGAGCAGCTGCAACAAGCCAACAATAAGCAGGATAAAAAGATATCGGAAGTAAATGCGCAATCTGCACAAAACAATATAAAGTTCAATATTGATTTTAGAACTGCGTATGATAATTTACGCTATAAAACTGCAAGTGGAGAAACATTTTCAAATGATGCTCTTTACACAAACCGTTTATGGTTAGGTATGGGTTATGCTCCGACTGATGATATGCTATTTAAGGGTCAGTTAGCCTACAATAAAGCTTTCGGTGCTAGTTATGGGCAAAGAGGAACAGGTTTTGGGTTTGATACTTTTGACTGGGTTATAAATGAAAATCTAACAGATGACGCTCTAAGAGTAAGAGAGGCTTATTGGTTATGGAACCTTAGAACAGGATCTATCGGTTGGACGGCAAGTATCGGTCGTCGCCCGTCTACAAACGGTTTCTTAAGCAATCTAAGAGAAGATGATGCAAAAGCAAAATCTCCTATGGGTCATGTTATAAATATGGAGTTTGACGGCGCATCCGTAGCTATGAAACTAGACAGCTATGTTCCGGGAATGTATGTTAAACTTTGTCTTGGTCGCGGACTAACGAATGCAACAGGCTGGGCAAGTGAAGCAACAAAAGCTATCGGATCACCTGTAGGCGGTTCTAGTCAGCCTAATTACACAAAAGACGGAAACAACTTAGACAATGTCGATATGGCAGGATTTATCTTCGTGCCGTATGACAATGGTCAATACTCAGTTGAGACTACATGGTACAGAGGATTTAATGTTCCGGGACTATATGCTACTTCTATCGATGGTGCAACGGGTGCACCGACGGCATACAGCATGCGCAACGGTGGAGATATGGACGGTGCGGCAATCTCTTTCAAAGCTGACGGTATCGGAGAGGGCATCAATGACTTCTTAGATGAAACAACTCTTTTTGCTTCATTTGCTATGTCAAAATCTCATCCAAATATAGGTATTACAAGAGCTGTAGATATGAGTTCTATGGGTATGGGTACTATAAATATGACTGGCAACAGCATGCTTGGAAGCAATGAATCCGAAACTGGTACTTCCATCTGGTTAGGTGCAGTAATGCCAAACTTAACAGGCGGTAAATTTGGTTTAGAGTATAACCACGGCTCAAAATACTGGAGACCGTTTACTTATGGTGAAGACACTATGATAGGTTCTAAAATGGCAACTCGCGGTAATGCTTATGAAGCTTACTGGTCTCAACCGATTATAAAAGATGTTTTCTCTATGCAAATCAGATATACATATTTAGATTATAAATATACCGGTTCAAATGCTTTCTTTGGAGACGGCGGTACTCCGATGACTATGTCTGAAGCAAAAGCAATGGGAATGGATCCTGTTGAAACTGCACAAGATATACGCGTATATTTTAGATACAGATACTAAAAAATTAAAGAGCCTGCTTTGGCTCTTTAATAAAATTATCTTATGAAACGATAAAACTTAAAACAAATCCCCTTTATTAAACACTCTTGATTTCCTAACAATAAAAAGTTAACTTACAGTAACAAATTTACCGAAAAAGCTAAAATTTTCATCATCACTTTAACTTATTATAAATAAAACATATATTTATTCATTCAAGTATCCAACTAAAATTTTGATACATTAACGCAAAATTAGGGGTAAAACTCATAAAAATAGTGGTATTTAAAACTCCCTTAAGCCTCAAGGCTGTAGAATTGATAACTTTATCACAAAAAAAGGAAAATAGATGAAAAAGAACAAAATCTTAGAAGAGATTTTAAATGAAGTTGACAAGCATCCTGAGATTATGTCTCGTCGTGAAGCTTTAAAATATTTGACAATGTCTCCGTTGGCAGCATCTGTGCTTGCAAGTGCAACTGTCGGAACAACAGCTGCAAGCGCTGCATCAAGCAATGCTAAGGGCAAAGTAGTTATCGTTGGTGGCGGTCTAGCAGGTATGAGTACGGCGGCACTTATCAGAAATACTGCATCAAATATCGAAGTTACGGTAATCGAGCCGGATCAATATTCAGTATCTTACCAACCGGGACAAACTCTTGTAGCTGCAGGTGTTTGGAAGAAAGAAGATATTATCTATAAAAGAGACGACTTTTTACCAAGCGGCGTTAAGCTTATCAAAGGAAGCGTAACTGCTTTTGATCCTGCAAACAACAAAGTAACGGTAGACGGCAAAGAAGATGTAAGTTATGATCAACTAATCGTAGCTACGGGTCTTGTGTTAAATTACGGCGGAATTAAAGGCTTAGAGGGAGTAATTACTTCATCTGGAGAAAATTCAGTTGTAAGACAAAAAATCGGTAAAAACGGTACTCACTCAATCTATTTCCGTGACGGTTCAGAAGATACTTGGAAAGGTATCCAAGAGTTAGTAGCAAAAGCTAAAGCTCACACTGGTACTGAAAAACTTCAAGCTCTATTTAGTATGCCTGCTACTGCAATCAAGTGTGGTGGTGCTCCGATGAAGATTATGTATCTTACACATGCTCACCTAGAAAAAGCAGGTGTTGCGAACAAAGTTGAACTGACTTTCAACACAAACGGCGGAGCATTATTTGGAATCCCTGAATACAATGCTGCAATCGTTAAACAGTTTGAAAAAAGAGGCTTTAAGTGGAATTTCTCTCACAACTTGGTAGAAATCGATACTGAAGCTAAAATTGCAACTTTCGATAAGTTCTGGAAAGAAAAAGGCGAATTTGACGAAGCATTAGATGAGTATGTAATGGTTACAAAACATGATTACAAAGCGATTAAATACGATTTCATCCATGTAACGCCTCCTATGAAAGCTTCTGATGAAGTTGCAAAATCTCCACTTGGCTCTGAGCAAGGATGGGTACCTGTTGAAAAAGAAACTCTTCAACATGTTAAATTTAAAAATGTATGGTCTTTAGGGGATGTTGCTGCACTTCCAATGACTAAAACAGGTGGTTCTGCTCGTAAAGAGTACAGAGTGCTAGTTGAAAATATGGTAGCTTCAATGGAAGGCAAAACTACTTTACCTGCTAAATTTGGCGGATACACTGTTTGTCCACTTATCACTGGTCTTGGTACTGTTATGCTTGCTGAGTTCGACTGGAGCAAAAAACCGACTCCTTCATTCCCGCTTGACCCTACACAAGAGAGATGGATATGGTGGTTACTAAAAGTTTATGCACTTAAACCGATGACTATGTACGGAATGCTTGCAGGTAGAGCGTAATTATTTACTCTCGCCAAAAGCGCTTCTGACGGCAAGGAGTTTTCCTTGCCGTTATCTTAAACACTCCCTTTTATGTTTACAACTCCTCGTTTTTTACAATTATCACAAAAAGTTTAAATTTGTAACAGCTAGATAAAAAAATGTATATTTATCTGCAAAATCAACTAAAAAAACTATCATATATTACTTCAAACTATACAAATTGTTACACCTTATTATAAATATTATATTTTAATTTTATAATAAATATTATTTTTATTTTTTATAAGTTAAAATATCGCAATTCAAAAGGAGATACAATGAATAAAATCGTAAAAGTTGCATTAGGTGCAGCATTAATTTTAAGTGTTGGCGCAACAACTGCAAGTGCAGATGCTGATAAAGGTTTAAAACTTTATTCTAAAAAATTAAAAGATGCTTGTGGTATAAGCGGGGCAGCTATGGCAGGTAAACATACTCAAGGTCAGTGGAATGAAATTAACAAAGCAGGAAATCTTGCTAAAGAGATTAAAACTATTTGTCCAAAAGCAAGTGACGAAGATTTAAACGATAAAACTCTTCCTCACTACTATGATTTCTTCTACAAATTCGGAAGCGACAGCGGGAATGTTCCTTCTTGCTAATTAGTTTCTAACTTCGCTCCCTGCTTTTTGCACGGAGTGAGATTTTTATACTCACTTTCTCTTTTTTATCTTCATTTATATTTACACTTTTAACTTTTACTTATATTATTAACTCTACATCAAGTATAATATCCGCCTCAACAAATAAAACAAAAACAGGAGACAAAATGAAAAAAGCTATATTATTAGCTTCAGCCGCTATGATGTTTTCATTATCGCTAAATGCATTTACATTAGGAAAACTTGGTGATTTTAAATTTGAAAAAGCAAACGATAATGTTTATATTATGCATGGACCAGAGAGAGAACCGAGCAAAGAGAACGAAGGTTTTATGAATAATCCTGCGATTATAGAGAGTAAAAACGGACTTATCGTAATAGATCCGGGCGGAAACTATAATGTTGGTAAAAAAATCCTTGCAGAGATTGAAAAAGTAAGCAAAAAACCGATTATTGCTGTTTTTAATACTCATAAGCACGGCGATCACTGGTTTGCAAATAAAAATATTCAAGAAAAGTATCCAAATGTGCCTATTTATGCTCTTGATTATATGATTGAACAGGTAAAAGACAACTCTGCCGAGACTTGGTACGGCATACTAGACAGATTGACAGGCAACTTAGAAGGCACAAAACCGTTTGCTTTCCCGACTGCAGGTGTTGTAAATAAACAAAGTGTTGTGGTTGACGGACAAACTTTTATTATGCGTCACTACGCAAAAGGGCATACGGATACGGATATATTGATTGAGCATGTCAACTCAAATACACTTTTCATAGGAGACAATCTTATTACCAACCGCTTTGGAGCATTTGATGATTCTTCAAATATACATGACAATATTGAACTTTTAGAGAAAATTAAAAACAAACAGGACGGTTTTAAAAAATATAAACTCTATGTTCCGGGTCACGGGCGCTCAAGCGGTGAAATAAGCAAAACAATAGATCCGTTTTTAAATTACTTGAAAATAATCACTGCAGGTGCTAAAAAAGCATATAAAGCAGGTGTTGAGAGTTATGAAATAAAACCGGAGATACATGAACAGCTAAAAGCTTACCACAAATGGGATGCTTACGAAGGTCAGATGGGCAAACACCTTATGAAAGCTTACGAAGAGGTAGAAGCACAAGATTAATAAAATATTTGAGCCGTATTTTACGGCTCAATCCCTCTATTATCTTTAACTTTCAGTTCAAATACTACTTTTTTAATCTATAATATTTAATGCTTAAGATATATGAATGCCAAAGTGCCAAATCCGACATTACCGAATTAAAAGTTTTAAACGGTTCTTTAGTTGCTTACAGCACCAAACTACACGGAATTAAAATATTTGATTTTGATGAGTGTGAAATTAAAAAAAGCATTGCAAATATCTACCTTAATTCCACTGTGAACGCCTGTTCATTTAGCACGAACTCTGAGCTTTTCGCCTTTGTAAACAATCGAATCATATATGTAATTGATATCCTGTCTAAAGAGATAATTTGTACTATCGAAGTACATAAAGAAGATATAGAGATTATAAGTTTTGATCTGTCTTCAAACTATATTATTGCTGGAAGTGTCCACGGCAGGGTGTTTCAATATAAGATAAATCAATCATCTTTTCTTTCAAGACTCTGCTCTTTTCCGTATGATAGATCTATGATAGATTCAAAAAACAAAGAGAGCAAAAATTTCGTAAGCGCTTTTGCTTTTTATAAAAATAGATTTGCCTGCAGCGGCTACGGCGGTGCTGTTTTTATAATGGATCTTTATACCCAGACAAACAAAAGCATAATTACTCACAATAAAGCCCGTATCAATACATTATATTTTATAGATGAAGAGACTCTGATATGCGGTAAAGATGACGGAAGGATAGATATTTTTTCACTGACTGATGCAAACAGCTATAAAAGCATAGTTACGCCGCTATCAAACATAAAACAAATTATTATAATGCCAAATCCAAACTATATTATGGCTTGCGGCACATCCAATATAATTACAATAGTTGACATAAAAAATTTCAAAGTTACCCACAGCAAATACATTGAATTTGATACTAAAATAAATAAAATAGCCATAGTTAACAGCGACTCATTGGCAGTTGCACTGGAAAATAATAAAATCATGCATGTTGAACTTCCCGGAATTGCAACATTGAAATCACTTATAGCCCAAAACTCTTTTGCAAAAGCTTTTGAGCTAATAGAGAGAGAGCCTATGCTTCAAGGCTCGTATGAGCACAAAATGCTTGAAGAAAGGTTTGAAAAAAACTATGAAGATGCCACAAAAGCTCTTATAAACCAAAATAGTGCCTTAGCAACACAAATTTTAGATATCTACAAAGATGTAAAATCAAAACAGCCAAAGATAAAAGATCTTTTTTATGCGTTTAAAAACTATCTTAGATTTCAAGCTCTATTTTTAGAAAAAAAATATGCTCTCGCCTATGCACTCTGTTCCAAATTTGAACCTCTTAAAAAAACTGTTCAATACAAAAAAATGGAACAAATATTTAAGCTTGTTTTCGTAAATGCCCAAAGACATGTAATGCAAAATAATATCGCCGGTGCTAGAGCACTGTTGAGTGATTATAGCTCAATCACATCAAAAAAACCGCTTATAACTCTGCTGCTTACTCAAAATAAAGAGTTTGTAGAACTTTTAAAAGCTATCCAAAAGAGAGATTTTCAAACTATCAACAAACTTGTCGGTAAAAATGAGCTATTTAAGCAAATTCCCAACTATATTGCAATAAACAATCAAATAGAAGAGACATTAGAGGAGATAGAAACAGCTATAAAAGCAGGTGAAATAAACAGAGCAAAAGAACTATTGCTTACACTTGATAAAATCCAGCATATAGAGGAAAAAGTAGAAGAACTATACAAAAAATGCAAGTATGTTTCAATTCTTCAAAAAGCCTACGAAGAGAGTGATTTTACAAGTTGTTACGAACTTCTTGATATGCACAAAGATCTAAAATCAATAGAGTTGGGAGTGCTTCTGGAAAATCACTGGTCTAAACTTATACAAAAGTGCGAAGAGTACGCACTTGATGGAAACATAAGAGATATCAAAAAAACACTTGGTGAACTTATAAGTTTGCATACCAGAAGTGACAAAATCGGGGATTTGTTGAGAGTCAGCTTTCATGCAAGAATTGCCCTCTTAATGGAAAGAAGAGATTTTAATGGCGCTGAAGCAATAATATATACTTATATTGATGTATTCGGTATAGACAACGAAATAGATCAAATCATGAGAAATTTTGAAAAAGTTTTAGAACGAAAACTAGCTTTTACACAAATCGAGCAGAGACCCTCAAGAGACAGCTGGAGACACTCTAAAATTATTATAAAGCGTTAGTAATCTTAAAAAGAGCATTTAGCGTATCGTTAAATTCACTTTTTACGGTTGAATTTTGAGTTAAAAACTTCTCCATTTCACTCTTTTTATTTATCGCTTCATCGAGTTCGGAATCACTGCCTTTTAGGTACGCACCGATTCGAATCAGCACTTCATTCTCTTTTAAAATAGTATAGAGTCTTCTAAATTTTAAAACCGCTTTGAGATGCTCAGGCGAAATAATGTCATTCATAACCCTAGAAGCCGAATTTAATATATGAACAGGCGGATAGATACCAAAATCGGTAAGTTCGCGTGAGAGTACTATATGCCCGTCTAAAATAGAGCGGGATTGGTCTGCAATGGGGTCACTCATATCATCACCCTCGACTAGAACCGTAAAAAAAGCAGTAATAGAACCTTTGCCTTCCTCTTTTCCCGCACGCTCCATAAGTTGAGGGAGAAGTGTTAAAGATGAGGGCGGATATCCTTTTGATGTAGGTGGTTCACCGAGTGCTAGACCAATCTCTCTTTGTGCCATAGCAAACCTTGTAACAGAATCCATAATAAACAAAACATCCAACCCTTGGTCTTTAAAAAACTCCGCCACGCTCATAGCCGCAAATGCACCGTATTTTCTCATCAAAGGAGAGTCATCCGATGTTGCTACGACAATTACGGTATTTTCCAAATTTCCGCCTAGATTTTTTTCTATAAATTCAGGAACTTCTCTACCGCGCTCACCGATAAGTGCAACTACTTTTATGGGTGCATCGGCACCCCT
It encodes the following:
- the fliI gene encoding flagellar protein export ATPase FliI, yielding MPLSSLKEKISDKKYSVAFGEIVKINATVITARGLKVGISDIVKIVSNDTNQETIGMVTEIDGTTFFITPFSFVEGFCSGDRVFLDQTGLNIPVDSSLLGRVVDPFMRPIDGKGSINNTKLSPIIKAPIAAMKRGMIDEVFSVGVKSIDGLLTCGKGQKLGIFAGSGVGKSTLMGMIVRGADAPIKVVALIGERGREVPEFIEKNLGGNLENTVIVVATSDDSPLMRKYGAFAAMSVAEFFKDQGLDVLFIMDSVTRFAMAQREIGLALGEPPTSKGYPPSSLTLLPQLMERAGKEEGKGSITAFFTVLVEGDDMSDPIADQSRSILDGHIVLSRELTDFGIYPPVHILNSASRVMNDIISPEHLKAVLKFRRLYTILKENEVLIRIGAYLKGSDSELDEAINKKSEMEKFLTQNSTVKSEFNDTLNALFKITNAL
- a CDS encoding cytochrome C, giving the protein MNKIVKVALGAALILSVGATTASADADKGLKLYSKKLKDACGISGAAMAGKHTQGQWNEINKAGNLAKEIKTICPKASDEDLNDKTLPHYYDFFYKFGSDSGNVPSC
- a CDS encoding FAD/NAD(P)-binding oxidoreductase; protein product: MKKNKILEEILNEVDKHPEIMSRREALKYLTMSPLAASVLASATVGTTAASAASSNAKGKVVIVGGGLAGMSTAALIRNTASNIEVTVIEPDQYSVSYQPGQTLVAAGVWKKEDIIYKRDDFLPSGVKLIKGSVTAFDPANNKVTVDGKEDVSYDQLIVATGLVLNYGGIKGLEGVITSSGENSVVRQKIGKNGTHSIYFRDGSEDTWKGIQELVAKAKAHTGTEKLQALFSMPATAIKCGGAPMKIMYLTHAHLEKAGVANKVELTFNTNGGALFGIPEYNAAIVKQFEKRGFKWNFSHNLVEIDTEAKIATFDKFWKEKGEFDEALDEYVMVTKHDYKAIKYDFIHVTPPMKASDEVAKSPLGSEQGWVPVEKETLQHVKFKNVWSLGDVAALPMTKTGGSARKEYRVLVENMVASMEGKTTLPAKFGGYTVCPLITGLGTVMLAEFDWSKKPTPSFPLDPTQERWIWWLLKVYALKPMTMYGMLAGRA
- a CDS encoding DUF3373 family protein translates to MKKIVTLSAIAFLSTAAFAADADFQKQIDELNQKIEQLQQANNKQDKKISEVNAQSAQNNIKFNIDFRTAYDNLRYKTASGETFSNDALYTNRLWLGMGYAPTDDMLFKGQLAYNKAFGASYGQRGTGFGFDTFDWVINENLTDDALRVREAYWLWNLRTGSIGWTASIGRRPSTNGFLSNLREDDAKAKSPMGHVINMEFDGASVAMKLDSYVPGMYVKLCLGRGLTNATGWASEATKAIGSPVGGSSQPNYTKDGNNLDNVDMAGFIFVPYDNGQYSVETTWYRGFNVPGLYATSIDGATGAPTAYSMRNGGDMDGAAISFKADGIGEGINDFLDETTLFASFAMSKSHPNIGITRAVDMSSMGMGTINMTGNSMLGSNESETGTSIWLGAVMPNLTGGKFGLEYNHGSKYWRPFTYGEDTMIGSKMATRGNAYEAYWSQPIIKDVFSMQIRYTYLDYKYTGSNAFFGDGGTPMTMSEAKAMGMDPVETAQDIRVYFRYRY
- the recJ gene encoding single-stranded-DNA-specific exonuclease RecJ; amino-acid sequence: MRNFDNLPILNKSTLFELLSSRFDAEDKKLSQIPDPALLYDASKAAKKIADAIRDKKRITVVGDYDVDGISATAIMVDFFRQIPYPLDTIIPNRFSDGYGVSPNILNRVDTDLIITVDNGISAIEAAEICKQRGIELIITDHHTPPEILPDAYAIVNPKLSECCYPFEEICGAQVAWLLLGLLKKELNLSIDMRSFLDILCIAIIADIMPLKDINRTLVKEGLKVLMNSKRPSSIIMKDFLNKNPITSEDIAFQIAPRINSAGRLEDASIALEFLTANSTNQAYKQFERLNSLNEQRRESEAQTTKEAIEMVESLPDIPQIIVVAHEDWHEGVVGIVASRLVERFERPSIVLSIKDGMAKGSARSLGDVNIFELIKENSSHLSKFGGHKMAAGLLLEEIKIDNFRDAINKTAQNIEPNDFLPKESVLGILDIEDIDLELLALLESFEPFGEANSRPKFLLKDAQIVDIKLMGSDKSHSKVTLKKSQNTIKTVELVAFRTVLEMPKDKKISCNYTISKNEFNSKVSVQLLLNKIY
- a CDS encoding MBL fold metallo-hydrolase yields the protein MKKAILLASAAMMFSLSLNAFTLGKLGDFKFEKANDNVYIMHGPEREPSKENEGFMNNPAIIESKNGLIVIDPGGNYNVGKKILAEIEKVSKKPIIAVFNTHKHGDHWFANKNIQEKYPNVPIYALDYMIEQVKDNSAETWYGILDRLTGNLEGTKPFAFPTAGVVNKQSVVVDGQTFIMRHYAKGHTDTDILIEHVNSNTLFIGDNLITNRFGAFDDSSNIHDNIELLEKIKNKQDGFKKYKLYVPGHGRSSGEISKTIDPFLNYLKIITAGAKKAYKAGVESYEIKPEIHEQLKAYHKWDAYEGQMGKHLMKAYEEVEAQD